The window TAAGAGTctaaaaaatgaatagaagaggCAGGCAGGCTGCCAGCAGTCCATCCATGTGCTCACGTATCTCTTCATAGTGGCAGGAAGATGAGGCAGTCTCTGTATGTGAGGCATTGAGCACCCTTCCTCAGTACACATCTCTTCTGCCTGTCCCCCAAAGGGACGATGCATGACCCAGGCCCGCCCCTGGGTATAGGGGAGCCGAGAGTCCAGCAGCACTGCAAGCAGCCACTTCTCGGCAGAACGCAGGACCACTGCAGGGGGAAGAGTAGGAGCACATGGGGGATGCCTCCTTCACGGCTGGATCCTCTTGCGGTACAAGTAGGCATTGCTCACCTGATTCATGACCACCAGGCTGGTAAGAATGGGACAGAGAGCAGCCAGGTACCAGGCACCACCCACCAGTGTGGTGGTGAACCAAAGGGAGCACATGCCTAAGAGGAGACTAGTACTTCCCAGCAGGTAACCCACCAGCCCTGAGGTGGCGTGATACAGCTTCAGCTTGGCCAGTGGCCACCGTGGAAGCAGCTTGGGGTAGAGCAGCACTAGCCCACCTGTGCACTGCAGCCCGGCCCACAGCACTGACAGCAACCCTGCCCACCCATGCCACGTAGCCAAGTGAGCTTTGCCATGATGTTCCTTGTTGTAGACAATCAGGCCCAGGCCCAGCAGGGCACATAGCAGGGCCAGCAGCTGCAGGGCCCAGTGGCATCGTGCCCGGCCCTTTCGAGAGAAGGATCGCAACAAGGAGCTCTCTGGGGAGAAGACCAGCAGCGCTTCTGTCATCAGGAAGGAGAACTGGGGAGA of the Sarcophilus harrisii chromosome 1, mSarHar1.11, whole genome shotgun sequence genome contains:
- the LOC100925329 gene encoding cytochrome b561 domain-containing protein 2; the protein is MALTVETESRIYRGLRTASGAAAHLVALGFTVFVAVLARPGSSLFSWHPVLMSLAFSFLMTEALLVFSPESSLLRSFSRKGRARCHWALQLLALLCALLGLGLIVYNKEHHGKAHLATWHGWAGLLSVLWAGLQCTGGLVLLYPKLLPRWPLAKLKLYHATSGLVGYLLGSTSLLLGMCSLWFTTTLVGGAWYLAALCPILTSLVVMNQVSNAYLYRKRIQP